A stretch of Motacilla alba alba isolate MOTALB_02 chromosome 18, Motacilla_alba_V1.0_pri, whole genome shotgun sequence DNA encodes these proteins:
- the LOC119709543 gene encoding phosphatidylcholine transfer protein isoform X1, with the protein MAGPPELEGAVGMAAPPEAEETLSRGFSEEQFGAACRELDQPAPAAAGPWQLLVETMGVRIYRLYHEQSGLYEYKIFGGLADVPPKLCADVYMDLDFRKEWDQYVKELYEETYDGEKVIYWEVKYPFPLSNRDYVYIRECREMDVHGRKIWVVLAKSVAVPQCPEKPGIIRVKSYKQSLVIESDGKAGCKVYMYYFDNPGGMIPTWLVNWAAKSGVPAFLKDIQRACLNYTKST; encoded by the exons ATGGCGGGGCCGCCGGAGCTGGAGGGAGCGGTGGGGATGGCGGCGCCGCCGGAGGCGGAGGAGACGCTATCGCGGGGCTTCTCGGAGGAGCAGTTTGGGGCCGCCTGCCGGGAGCTGGACCAGCCGGCgccggccgcggcggggccctggcagctcctggtggaGACCATGGGCGTGCGGATCTACCGGCTGTACCACGAG CAATCAGGACTTTATGAATATAAAATCTTTGGTGGTCTTGCTGATGTTCCCCCAAAATTGTGTGCAGATGTCTACATGGACTTGGATTTCAGAAAAGAGTGGGATCAGTATGTTAAAG AACTGTATGAGGAAACATATGATGGTGAAAAAGTAATCTACTGGGAAGTGAAGTacccttttcctctctcaaaCAGAGAT TATGTCTATATCCGGGAATGCCGGGAGATGGATGTGCATGGGAGGAAGATCTGGGTTGTGTTAGCAAAAAGTGTGGCTGTTCCTCAGTGCCCTGAGAAGCCTGGTATTATCAGAGTTAAGAGCTATAAACAAAGCCTGGTAATTGAAAGTGATGGCAAGGCTGGATGTAAAG TCTATATGTACTATTTTGATAATCCTGGTGGCATGATTCCAACCTGGCTGGTCAACTGGGCTGCCAAG AGTGGTGTGCCTGCTTTCTTGAAGGATATACAAAGAGCTTGCCTTAATTATACTAAGAGCACATAG
- the LOC119709543 gene encoding phosphatidylcholine transfer protein isoform X2, with protein MAGPPELEGAVGMAAPPEAEETLSRGFSEEQFGAACRELDQPAPAAAGPWQLLVETMGVRIYRLYHEQSGLYEYKIFGGLADVPPKLCADVYMDLDFRKEWDQYVKVQYVYIRECREMDVHGRKIWVVLAKSVAVPQCPEKPGIIRVKSYKQSLVIESDGKAGCKVYMYYFDNPGGMIPTWLVNWAAKSGVPAFLKDIQRACLNYTKST; from the exons ATGGCGGGGCCGCCGGAGCTGGAGGGAGCGGTGGGGATGGCGGCGCCGCCGGAGGCGGAGGAGACGCTATCGCGGGGCTTCTCGGAGGAGCAGTTTGGGGCCGCCTGCCGGGAGCTGGACCAGCCGGCgccggccgcggcggggccctggcagctcctggtggaGACCATGGGCGTGCGGATCTACCGGCTGTACCACGAG CAATCAGGACTTTATGAATATAAAATCTTTGGTGGTCTTGCTGATGTTCCCCCAAAATTGTGTGCAGATGTCTACATGGACTTGGATTTCAGAAAAGAGTGGGATCAGTATGTTAAAG TGCAGTATGTCTATATCCGGGAATGCCGGGAGATGGATGTGCATGGGAGGAAGATCTGGGTTGTGTTAGCAAAAAGTGTGGCTGTTCCTCAGTGCCCTGAGAAGCCTGGTATTATCAGAGTTAAGAGCTATAAACAAAGCCTGGTAATTGAAAGTGATGGCAAGGCTGGATGTAAAG TCTATATGTACTATTTTGATAATCCTGGTGGCATGATTCCAACCTGGCTGGTCAACTGGGCTGCCAAG AGTGGTGTGCCTGCTTTCTTGAAGGATATACAAAGAGCTTGCCTTAATTATACTAAGAGCACATAG